A stretch of Brassica rapa cultivar Chiifu-401-42 chromosome A08, CAAS_Brap_v3.01, whole genome shotgun sequence DNA encodes these proteins:
- the LOC103833276 gene encoding uncharacterized protein LOC103833276, whose product MRGFNLPHKHRELRRWVQAEKFMFGCLLETRVQQGNFADCLEAALPGWAAMSNYEFNPLGRVWFCWSDKVVVTKLHSSAQVITYAIQIPETQEQFICSAVYASNCEVERRRLWWELRGTQAAYSHLDMPWIVAGDFNAILSSSEHSRRCLTSSSQMGMTQIQEAVGDCNLTDLTHSGLIFTWWNNQEADPIGKKLDRALINGSWLRSIRKRLVDLRQGDFRSRKMCDFLPTVKRVWDSTQPIHHSRTALSRFHAKLNLLKYDMRLLNKTHYGDLPARTKQALEEMCRCQNLVLQDPSPELITYRCSSESAAGLIAPVSEKEILSALHALPNDKVSGPDGFTKEFFNAAWAIVGKEFIIAVQSFFLFGFLPTGINATILSLIPKSVEAKTMKDYRPIACCNLLYKVISKVLARRLKTILPEAIEVNQTAFIKGRLLLENVLLASELVNGYHRTSNSNRSTVKFDISKAFDTVKWSFITSVLQAMGLPLQFILWIKVCISSAAFSVSVNGSLDGFFTSARGIRQGCSLSPYLYVILNNVLSKMLNKAAEEHQFGYHPQCKEVRLTHLCFADDILVFTDGSVGSLRGVLRVMEQFANISGLHINASKSSIFATGQHINPLLSEAVSLGITVGSLPVKYLGMPLTTKALTKQDYEPLIDKMGRLMDIMGDVGTYYLGVARTARVSEAVLGQQWNIRGHRSRHYHALHDRIQNERVPLDEHGRDVVLWKHAENTYKPHFSSSRTWDQDRLSTGVRMRAWGIHQGCLMCGERDESRDHIFFACPFTFTVWNRLAGRLCGRRINPDWSLTLQFVTRNTLSSLDKILVQMLFQTCIYYMWKERNDRRH is encoded by the exons ATGCGGGGGTTCAACTTGCCGCACAAACACAGAGAGCTTCGCAGATGGGTACAGGCGGAGAAGTTTATGTTTGGATGCTTGTTGGAAACTAGGGTACAACAAGGAAATTTTGCTGATTGTTTGGAAGCGGCTTTACCTGGTTGGGCAGCTATGTCTAACTATGAATTCAATCCTTTAGGGAGGGTCTGGTTCTGCTGGTCTGACAAGGTTGTGGTCACTAAGCTTCATAGTAGTGCACAGGTCATTACCTATGCAATTCAGATTCCTGAGACGCAGGAGCAGTTCATATGTTCAGCGGTCTATGCATCAAACTGTGAAGTGGAAAGAAGACGGCTTTGGTGGGAACTTCGGGGAACTCAGGCCGCTTATAGCCATCTAGACATGCCTTGGATAGTGGCTGGTGATTTTAATGCGATTCTTTCTTCTAGTGAACACTCCCGGAGATGCTTAACAAGCTCTAGCCAGATGGGAATGACGCAGATTCAGGAGGCGGTGGGGGATTGCAATCTAACTGATCTTACGCATTCAGGACTGATATTTACATGGTGGAATAATCAGGAAGCTGATCCTATTGGCAAGAAACTGGATCGGGCTCTCATCAATGGATCATGGCTTCGAAGTATCCGCAAGCGTCTTGTCGATTTGAGGCAGGGGGATTTCAGATCACGCAAGATGTGTG ACTTCCTCCCCACGGTGAAGAGAGTTTGGGACTCCACTCAACCTATACATCACTCCCGTACAGCTTTAAGTAGATTCCATGCTAAGTTAAATCTCTTAAAGTATGATATGCGGCTGCTTAATAAGACACATTATGGGGATCTTCCTGCGAGGACTAAACAAGCTCTTGAGGAGATGTGTCGCTGCCAAAACTTGGTGCTGCAGGACCCGAGTCCG GAACTGATAACCTATAGATGTTCGTCGGAGTCAGCTGCTGGTCTTATAGCTCCAGTGTCTGAAAAGGAAATCTTATCTGCATTGCATGCTTTACCCAATGATAAGGTCTCGGGGCCTGATGGATTTACCAAGGAATTTTTTAATGCTGCTTGGGCAATTGTTGGAAAGGAGTTTATCATTGCGGTGCAGTCTTTCTTTCTATTTGGCTTCTTACCCACTGGCATCAATGCAACAATTCTTTCCCTTATACCTAAATCGGTGGAAGCGAAGACCATGAAGGACTACCGACCGATTGCCTGTTGCAATTTACTATATAAGGTCATTTCTAAAGTCCTTGCTCGTCGGCTCAAGACAATCCTGCCAGAGGCCATAGAAGTTAATCAGACAGCGTTTATCAAGGGGCGCCTATTGCTTGAAAATGTCCTCCTTGCTTCAGAATTGGTAAACGGGTACCATAGGACCTCCAACTCCAACAGATCAACAGTGAAGTTTGACATCTCGAAAGCCTTTGATACCGTCAAATGGTCGTTTATCACTTCTGTTTTGCAAGCTATGGGCCTACCTCTGCAGTTTATCCTCTGGATTAAGGTTTGTATTTCATCGGCTGCTTTCTCTGTCTCCGTGAACGGCAGTCTGGATGGTTTCTTTACAAGTGCTAGGGGTATACGACAGGGATGTTCTCTGTCACCATACCTCTACGTTATCTTGAATAATGTCCTCTCTAAGATGTTAAACAAAGCTGCGGAAGAGCATCAGTTTGGTTATCATCCCCAATGTAAAGAAGTGAGACTCACTCATCTATGCTTCGCTGATGACATTCTAGTTTTCACTGATGGTTCTGTTGGTTCGCTGAGAGGAGTTCTGAGGGTGATGGAGCAGTTTGCAAATATCTCCGGTCTTCATATCAATGCCTCAAAGTCATCCATATTTGCCACAGGTCAGCACATAAACCCTTTGCTAAGTGAAGCCGTGAGTTTGGGGATAACAGTGGGAAGTTTACCAGTCAAGTACTTGGGTATGCCGCTTACTACCAAAGCTTTAACAAAGCAAGACTACGAGCCATTGATAGACAAG ATGGGGAGACTCATGGATATCATGGGCGATGTGGGTACGTACTACCTTGGGGTTGCGAGAACCGCTCGAGTTAGTGAAGCAGTTCTGGGTCAGCAATGGAACATCAGGGGTCACAGGAGTAGGCATTACCATGCACTTCATGACCGTATCCAGAATGAAAGGGTACCACTTGATGAACATGGTAGAGACGTGGTGCTTTGGAAGCATGCTGAGAACACATATAAACCGCACTTCTCTTCTAGTAGAACTTGGGATCAG GATCGACTATCAACTGGAGTGCGTATGAGGGCGTGGGGCATACATCAAGGTTGCTTGATGTGTGGAGAAAGGGATGAGTCGAGGGACCATATCTTTTTTGCTTGTCCCTTTACTTTCACTGTCTGGAATAGACTTGCAGGTCGGCTGTGTGGGCGAAGGATCAATCCTGACTGGAGTCTTACTTTGCAATTTGTTACCAGAAACACTCTTAGCAGCTTGGACAAGATACTAGTCCAAATGCTGTTTCAGACATGCATCTATTACATGTGGAAGGAGAGGAACGATCGTAGACATTAG